The bacterium genome window below encodes:
- the aroA gene encoding 3-phosphoshikimate 1-carboxyvinyltransferase, which yields MNVSGEGVRPIGPPARAHGTVRLPSSKSVTNRALNLSLLAGGATEIIRPLESEDTAAMVVALDRLGYAVKRVAGDLRIERERSVKRADIDCGASGTMLRFLTASLATRPGFWTLDGTERLRQRPLGPLIAALRDLGAEIECLQNEGFAPIRIRGGSLQGGRASLNASSSSQFLSALLMASVRARESVSIDVTGLASAPYVELTSRVMEDFGLVVGRADNNFTIAPQVVAEEPRSFEVEADYSSACYFGAAAALTAGRVSLMGLRPGSAQGDSRFFAVLERMGVRCDWIDGGLEVVGPTCLGAVTESFSDMPDQVPTLAVMAPFAAGTTEITGVGHLRLKESDRLAVVATELERAGVEGVIERPDAITVPGVWAQHEPAPRPVTIDTADDHRIAMSFALLGLRRSGLSIAVPEVVAKSYPDFWRDFRAVCEAPI from the coding sequence GTGAACGTTTCAGGTGAAGGCGTTCGGCCGATCGGTCCGCCAGCGCGGGCCCACGGCACGGTTCGTCTCCCGTCCTCGAAGAGCGTCACCAACCGCGCTCTCAATCTCTCACTCCTCGCCGGTGGAGCGACCGAGATCATCCGGCCGCTCGAGTCCGAGGACACGGCCGCGATGGTGGTGGCCCTCGACCGGCTCGGATACGCGGTGAAGCGAGTTGCCGGCGATTTGAGGATTGAGAGAGAAAGATCGGTGAAACGGGCGGACATCGACTGCGGGGCTTCGGGCACGATGCTCCGCTTCCTGACGGCGTCACTGGCGACGCGACCCGGTTTCTGGACTCTCGACGGCACCGAGCGACTGCGCCAGCGACCGCTCGGCCCGTTGATCGCGGCACTCAGGGATCTGGGCGCCGAGATCGAGTGCCTCCAGAACGAGGGCTTCGCGCCGATTCGAATTCGGGGCGGCTCGCTTCAGGGCGGCCGGGCCAGTTTGAATGCGAGCTCCTCGAGTCAGTTCCTGTCCGCGCTTCTGATGGCCTCGGTTCGAGCCCGCGAGTCGGTCTCGATCGACGTCACCGGGCTCGCCTCTGCTCCGTACGTAGAACTGACGTCGCGGGTCATGGAGGACTTCGGCTTGGTCGTTGGCCGAGCGGACAACAACTTTACGATCGCGCCGCAGGTAGTTGCAGAGGAACCTCGGAGCTTCGAGGTGGAGGCCGATTACTCGAGCGCCTGCTACTTCGGCGCCGCGGCTGCGCTTACCGCGGGCCGGGTCAGCTTGATGGGGCTGAGACCCGGCTCCGCACAGGGGGACTCCCGCTTCTTTGCGGTTCTCGAAAGGATGGGCGTTCGATGTGACTGGATCGACGGCGGCCTCGAAGTCGTCGGACCCACCTGCCTGGGGGCCGTCACCGAAAGCTTCTCGGACATGCCCGATCAAGTGCCCACCTTGGCGGTCATGGCTCCTTTCGCCGCTGGAACCACCGAGATCACCGGCGTCGGTCACCTGCGCCTCAAAGAGAGTGACCGTCTGGCGGTCGTCGCGACCGAGCTGGAGCGCGCCGGCGTCGAGGGCGTGATCGAGAGACCCGACGCGATAACGGTCCCGGGCGTTTGGGCGCAGCACGAGCCAGCGCCTCGGCCCGTGACCATCGACACCGCCGACGACCACCGCATCGCGATGAGCTTCGCGCTCCTGGGCCTTCGCCGTTCCGGCCTCTCGATCGCCGTGCCCGAGGTCGTCGCCAAGTCCTACCCGGACTTCTGGAGAGATTTTCGCGCGGTCTGTGAAGCGCCGATTTGA
- a CDS encoding UDP-2,3-diacylglucosamine diphosphatase, with amino-acid sequence MSVAAIADAHLGGPGGAASPLADQIDALRPDDCERLILLGDLFQVWVGSRRFETPEIALVVDSLQRLRDRGVPTHYIEGNRDFFLRGSEYEAYFDSIGAEFSFETCGRRYLVVHGDGLNARDYLYRFWRRFSKNRLSRLGMLGLPRTIADLLIQRAEHGLSKTNFKHKTRIPEEVLLAYGRKRLSEGYDELLLGHFHERHDWEVPEGRVRILDAWFATHAVEWIPGEFRQP; translated from the coding sequence ATGTCTGTAGCGGCCATCGCTGACGCCCACCTGGGAGGCCCGGGAGGCGCGGCCTCACCGCTCGCCGACCAGATCGACGCTCTCCGTCCGGACGACTGCGAGCGGCTGATTCTTCTCGGTGACCTCTTTCAGGTCTGGGTCGGCAGCCGGCGCTTCGAGACCCCCGAGATCGCCCTTGTCGTCGATTCGCTCCAGCGCCTCCGCGATCGCGGTGTGCCCACTCACTATATCGAGGGTAACCGGGACTTCTTCTTGCGGGGGAGCGAGTACGAAGCCTACTTCGACTCGATTGGTGCCGAGTTTTCCTTCGAGACTTGTGGGCGCAGGTATCTGGTCGTTCACGGTGACGGTCTGAACGCGCGCGACTACCTGTACCGTTTTTGGCGCCGGTTCTCGAAGAACCGTCTGAGCCGCCTGGGTATGCTGGGATTGCCCAGGACAATAGCGGATTTGCTGATTCAACGCGCCGAGCACGGCCTCTCCAAGACCAATTTCAAGCACAAAACTCGGATTCCCGAGGAAGTCCTCCTGGCCTACGGCCGAAAGCGACTCAGCGAGGGCTATGACGAACTGCTGCTCGGACACTTCCACGAGCGGCATGACTGGGAGGTACCGGAAGGCAGGGTCCGGATTCTGGACGCGTGGTTCGCGACCCACGCGGTCGAGTGGATTCCCGGCGAATTCAGGCAGCCGTGA
- a CDS encoding Mrp/NBP35 family ATP-binding protein, with protein sequence MATHREELADDVRRAVKDAVGGLNEVREVDVELRLQRPSAPAQEAVSRDASLIPEVANVVAVASGKGGVGKSTVAVNLAVSLAQAGHRVGLLDADIYGPSLPMMFGIQERPRVDGDRILPFERYGVKLMSLGFIVDTDTAMIWRGPMVMKAIEQLLGDVEWGALDYMIVDLPPGTGDAQLTISQRVPLSGAIVVTTPQDIALIDARKGLSMFKKVNVPIVGIIENMSGFVCAHCGETTDVFKRGGGEKTAEVLGCNFLGRVPLDPAIMHGCDAGVPVVEAEPDGAHAESFRKLADAVVAAAVANTPPRLSIF encoded by the coding sequence ATAGCTACCCATCGCGAGGAGCTCGCCGACGACGTGAGGCGAGCCGTGAAGGACGCTGTCGGCGGTTTGAATGAGGTCCGGGAGGTCGACGTCGAGCTCCGGCTCCAGCGCCCCTCGGCGCCGGCGCAGGAGGCGGTCTCCCGCGACGCGAGCCTGATTCCCGAAGTCGCCAACGTGGTGGCCGTCGCCAGCGGAAAGGGTGGGGTCGGGAAGTCCACGGTCGCCGTCAATCTGGCGGTCAGCCTGGCCCAGGCCGGACACCGAGTGGGCCTCTTGGACGCGGACATCTATGGTCCATCGCTGCCGATGATGTTCGGCATCCAGGAGCGACCGCGTGTCGACGGCGACCGGATCCTCCCGTTCGAGCGCTATGGCGTCAAACTCATGTCACTGGGCTTTATCGTCGACACCGATACCGCGATGATCTGGCGCGGGCCGATGGTGATGAAGGCGATCGAGCAGCTTCTCGGCGATGTCGAGTGGGGAGCGCTCGACTACATGATCGTGGATCTGCCGCCGGGCACCGGTGACGCTCAGCTCACGATCAGCCAGCGGGTGCCGCTCTCGGGCGCGATCGTGGTCACCACACCTCAGGATATCGCCTTGATCGACGCCCGCAAGGGCCTTTCGATGTTCAAGAAAGTCAACGTGCCGATCGTCGGCATCATCGAGAACATGTCGGGCTTCGTCTGCGCCCACTGCGGTGAGACCACCGATGTGTTCAAGCGCGGAGGTGGTGAGAAGACCGCCGAGGTCCTAGGCTGCAACTTCCTGGGTCGAGTGCCGCTCGATCCGGCGATCATGCACGGCTGCGACGCCGGCGTGCCGGTGGTCGAAGCCGAGCCCGACGGTGCGCACGCTGAATCGTTCCGTAAGCTGGCGGACGCTGTGGTAGCGGCGGCGGTCGCCAACACCCCACCCAGGCTATCGATCTTCTAG
- a CDS encoding 1-acyl-sn-glycerol-3-phosphate acyltransferase — MTVSTTGFWSVLKVFFGTLIGNGFLVVGTLFWATVALLFGWIGSRGHFIFWVARTWSRGVLFFGGVRALPAFEVPLDQEGQYVFMANHRSLFDIPALLTTLPGQTRFLAKKSLFQIPLFGWALRMGGFVTIDRSDLSTARNSFAVAVTQLEEAGVSVLVFPEGTRSLSDELLSFQRGGFLLALKSGLAIVPVGIAGSAEIQPKKSLKIRPGVVRVNYGGPMPVQDFGVSRKQELIQEVREQVERLIALGSS; from the coding sequence ATGACGGTTTCAACTACGGGGTTTTGGTCGGTTCTGAAGGTGTTCTTCGGCACTCTGATCGGGAACGGTTTTCTGGTTGTCGGGACTCTCTTCTGGGCCACGGTGGCCTTGCTCTTCGGCTGGATCGGATCACGCGGCCATTTCATCTTCTGGGTTGCGAGGACTTGGAGCCGCGGCGTGCTTTTCTTTGGAGGGGTGCGCGCGCTACCGGCCTTCGAAGTGCCTCTCGATCAAGAGGGTCAGTACGTCTTCATGGCCAACCATAGGAGCCTCTTTGATATCCCGGCTCTGCTTACCACCCTGCCCGGCCAGACCAGGTTCCTGGCCAAGAAGAGCCTGTTTCAGATCCCGCTCTTCGGCTGGGCGCTCAGAATGGGTGGCTTTGTGACCATCGACCGCAGTGATCTGAGCACGGCGCGGAACAGCTTCGCGGTCGCGGTCACCCAGCTCGAGGAGGCGGGAGTTTCGGTGCTCGTCTTCCCGGAGGGCACCCGGTCTCTGAGCGATGAGCTTCTGTCCTTCCAGCGCGGCGGCTTCTTACTGGCGTTGAAGAGCGGACTGGCAATCGTGCCCGTGGGAATCGCCGGCAGTGCGGAGATCCAGCCCAAGAAGAGTCTCAAGATACGCCCGGGTGTAGTGCGGGTAAACTACGGAGGCCCGATGCCGGTTCAGGACTTCGGGGTCAGCCGTAAGCAAGAGCTCATTCAGGAAGTCCGAGAGCAAGTCGAACGACTGATAGCCCTTGGATCTTCCTAG
- a CDS encoding ABC transporter permease produces the protein MTGGGFFAQWLDDVGRLSVLAKSGFLALVRPPYAVRIWVREMEQIGVRSLGVAGITAIFTGMVLALQTAYSLPGLGVKYYIGTVVSKSVVRELGPVLTALIVGGRIGAGMTAELGTMKVTEQIDAMRSMAADPVKKLVAPKLAATLIMLPALTILGNGLGVLGGLIIATFQLNLTPGFYINDVLGALTIDDICSGIGKSVCFAYFIAIIGCHNGLMARGGADGVGRATTNTVVMASIMVLVSDFFLTKIFYVLF, from the coding sequence ATGACCGGCGGAGGCTTTTTTGCCCAATGGCTCGACGACGTCGGGCGGCTGAGCGTCCTCGCCAAGAGCGGCTTTCTGGCCCTGGTTCGCCCTCCGTACGCTGTTCGAATCTGGGTCCGCGAAATGGAGCAGATCGGTGTGCGCTCGCTCGGGGTCGCCGGCATCACGGCGATCTTCACCGGAATGGTTCTCGCTCTCCAGACTGCCTACAGCCTTCCCGGCCTGGGAGTCAAGTACTACATCGGAACGGTGGTATCGAAGTCCGTCGTTCGCGAGCTCGGACCGGTTCTCACTGCCCTGATCGTCGGCGGCCGCATCGGCGCCGGCATGACCGCCGAGCTCGGAACCATGAAGGTCACCGAGCAGATCGACGCCATGCGCTCGATGGCCGCCGACCCGGTCAAGAAGCTCGTCGCACCCAAGCTCGCCGCGACCCTGATCATGCTCCCCGCCCTGACCATCCTGGGGAACGGCCTCGGCGTCCTCGGCGGACTGATCATTGCCACCTTTCAGCTCAATCTGACCCCCGGCTTCTACATCAACGACGTCTTGGGGGCGCTGACGATCGACGACATCTGCAGCGGCATCGGCAAATCGGTCTGCTTCGCCTATTTCATCGCGATCATCGGCTGCCACAACGGATTGATGGCCCGAGGCGGAGCGGACGGTGTCGGACGGGCGACGACCAACACGGTGGTCATGGCGTCGATCATGGTTCTGGTGTCCGATTTCTTCCTGACCAAGATCTTCTACGTGCTTTTCTAG
- a CDS encoding ABC transporter ATP-binding protein, with protein MSSLFVIRNLSKSYGPKPVLDDLSFEVEKGECFVILGRSGCGKSVTLRQLNGLEKPDSGAVFFDGTDIADLSEKDLVPIRQRVAMLFQGGALFDSMSVYENVAFPVREHTRLAEPEIRLRVRDKLSAVRLEGIEDRLPAALSGGMRKRVALARSLALNPEVVLFDEPTTGLDPMTSATIANLIQAARRSHDVTSIVVTHDLALTRAIADRLAFLENGRFRFLGTWADAESSSDSLLVRFLAGEEEDEDDS; from the coding sequence GTGAGCTCTCTCTTCGTCATACGAAATCTCAGCAAGAGCTACGGCCCCAAGCCGGTGCTCGACGATCTCTCCTTCGAGGTCGAGAAGGGCGAGTGCTTCGTCATCCTCGGCCGCTCGGGATGCGGCAAGAGCGTGACCTTGCGGCAACTCAACGGTCTGGAGAAACCCGATTCCGGCGCGGTTTTCTTCGACGGTACCGACATCGCCGACCTTTCTGAGAAAGACCTAGTCCCCATCCGGCAACGCGTGGCGATGCTGTTTCAAGGCGGCGCGCTCTTCGACTCTATGAGTGTCTACGAAAACGTCGCCTTCCCGGTCCGGGAGCACACTCGGCTCGCGGAGCCCGAGATCCGACTGCGAGTCCGCGACAAGCTGAGCGCCGTGCGCTTGGAGGGAATCGAGGACCGACTTCCAGCCGCGCTTTCCGGCGGCATGAGGAAACGGGTGGCGCTCGCGCGCTCACTGGCTCTCAACCCCGAGGTGGTGCTTTTCGACGAGCCCACCACCGGACTCGATCCCATGACCTCCGCCACGATCGCTAACTTGATCCAAGCGGCGCGCAGGTCGCACGATGTAACGTCGATTGTGGTCACCCACGACCTTGCGCTCACGCGGGCGATCGCGGACCGCCTGGCCTTTCTCGAAAACGGCAGGTTCCGGTTCCTCGGCACCTGGGCCGACGCCGAAAGCAGCTCGGATTCTCTCCTGGTCAGGTTTCTGGCCGGAGAAGAGGAGGACGAAGATGACTCGTGA
- a CDS encoding MCE family protein, with the protein MTREVKVGALVVVALAALAAGIFLVGERNNLFALKNGYFVHFKDVGGLAAGNPVQLSGVTVGRVERVVLPKAVDEKLLTVWISLDRDYADRIREDSVARIKTLGLLGDKYIEISSGSPESRIVAVDGEIKAAAPTDVDRLLTSGEDAVDNVVAISYSLRSILDRVEAGEGLLGELLIASETGERAKESVVDTLSNFEIISGRLARGQGTIGQLLADDKLAARLEGSMSRLETVLDQVETGEGTLAALIGDPEMKSEVIETLGSLRSAAEGADRIVTEFHDNEGLLQRFLSDETFANDVTRDLKELIENLNVVSEKLEKGEGALGQIINDPHLYQAMDDIVVGINESRLLRWLIRNRQKAGIEKRFDDAGGDLSADPSEPAAPATP; encoded by the coding sequence ATGACTCGTGAAGTGAAAGTTGGAGCCCTGGTCGTCGTCGCTCTAGCGGCTCTGGCAGCGGGTATCTTTCTGGTTGGCGAGCGCAACAATCTGTTCGCACTCAAGAACGGGTATTTCGTCCACTTCAAGGACGTCGGCGGGCTCGCCGCCGGAAACCCGGTTCAACTGAGCGGCGTAACGGTGGGCCGGGTCGAGCGAGTCGTGCTTCCAAAAGCCGTCGACGAGAAGCTCTTGACCGTTTGGATCTCTCTCGATCGAGACTACGCTGATCGCATCCGAGAGGACTCGGTCGCCAGAATCAAGACGCTCGGTCTCCTCGGTGACAAGTACATCGAGATCTCGTCGGGGTCGCCCGAGAGCCGAATCGTAGCGGTCGATGGTGAGATCAAGGCCGCGGCGCCCACGGACGTCGACCGTCTACTCACCTCGGGTGAGGACGCCGTCGACAACGTCGTGGCAATCTCCTACTCGCTGCGCAGCATTCTCGATCGCGTGGAGGCAGGCGAAGGCCTGCTCGGCGAGCTGCTGATCGCCAGCGAAACCGGTGAACGTGCCAAGGAATCCGTTGTCGATACGCTTTCGAACTTCGAGATCATCTCGGGTCGCCTGGCCAGGGGGCAAGGAACGATCGGACAGCTTCTTGCCGACGACAAACTGGCTGCTCGGCTCGAGGGCTCGATGAGCCGACTCGAGACCGTGCTCGATCAGGTCGAAACGGGCGAAGGCACCCTGGCGGCACTGATAGGCGACCCGGAGATGAAGAGCGAGGTCATAGAGACTCTGGGCAGCCTCCGATCCGCAGCCGAAGGTGCCGATCGGATCGTCACCGAGTTCCATGACAATGAGGGGCTGCTTCAACGCTTCCTGAGCGACGAGACCTTCGCGAACGACGTCACCCGGGATCTCAAGGAGCTGATCGAGAACCTGAACGTCGTCTCCGAGAAGTTGGAGAAAGGCGAGGGCGCCCTGGGTCAGATCATCAACGATCCGCATCTCTACCAGGCCATGGACGACATTGTCGTTGGCATCAACGAATCCAGGCTCTTGCGCTGGCTGATCCGAAACCGGCAGAAGGCCGGCATCGAAAAGCGGTTCGACGACGCCGGCGGCGACCTCTCGGCGGACCCTTCGGAGCCGGCCGCCCCGGCAACCCCCTAG
- a CDS encoding UDP-glucose/GDP-mannose dehydrogenase family protein: MKICIAGSGYVGLVTGTCLADFGMQVVCVDKDEAKIEALRRGEIPIYEPGLNGMVRKNIAAGRLDFSTELGPAIRDATAIFIAVGTPSRVDGSADLVYVRQVARSIGENLNGYKIIVTKSTVPVGTGRMIEDVVREARSSVQEFAVVSNPEFLREGSAIEDFLQPDRVVIGSLDQRAIDIMLDVYSPLRVADVPFVITSVESAELIKYASNSFLAAKISFINEIAHLCEALNADVEVVARGMGLDSRIGPKFLHPGPGFGGSCFPKDSRAIVQIASNQGQTFRIMESVLEVNQATKERMVYKIEDTIEGGVSGKTIGVLGLSFKPETDDVRESPAIEVVDGLLSRDAKVRAFDPASMDECRKKWPQVTFCNDAYEVAEGAHGLVIVTEWNQFRALELAKLRELLHEPVIIDLRNIYEPAKMAAAGFHYVSVGRLPVGGDEAN; the protein is encoded by the coding sequence ATGAAGATCTGTATTGCTGGTAGTGGCTACGTAGGCCTCGTTACCGGAACCTGCCTGGCGGATTTCGGCATGCAGGTGGTCTGTGTCGACAAGGACGAGGCCAAGATCGAGGCTCTGCGACGCGGCGAGATCCCGATCTACGAGCCCGGCTTGAACGGCATGGTGCGCAAGAACATAGCTGCCGGCCGACTCGATTTCTCGACCGAGCTCGGACCCGCGATTCGAGACGCGACCGCCATCTTCATCGCCGTCGGAACGCCCTCTCGAGTCGACGGCTCGGCCGACCTCGTCTATGTTCGGCAGGTCGCGCGCTCGATCGGCGAGAATCTCAACGGCTACAAGATCATCGTTACCAAGAGCACTGTACCCGTGGGCACGGGCCGGATGATCGAAGACGTGGTCAGGGAAGCTCGCAGCTCCGTTCAGGAGTTCGCCGTGGTCAGCAATCCGGAGTTTCTGCGAGAGGGCTCGGCCATCGAGGACTTTCTGCAGCCCGACCGAGTGGTCATCGGGAGCCTTGACCAACGCGCGATCGACATCATGCTCGATGTCTACTCCCCACTCCGAGTCGCGGACGTGCCCTTCGTGATCACTTCGGTAGAGAGCGCGGAGCTGATCAAGTACGCCTCAAACTCGTTTCTAGCCGCGAAGATCTCGTTCATCAATGAGATAGCACATCTCTGTGAAGCCCTGAACGCAGATGTCGAGGTCGTCGCCCGGGGCATGGGCCTGGACAGCCGGATCGGCCCGAAGTTCCTCCACCCCGGCCCGGGTTTCGGCGGTTCCTGCTTTCCGAAAGACAGCCGGGCGATAGTGCAGATCGCCAGCAATCAGGGCCAGACCTTTCGAATCATGGAGTCGGTCCTGGAGGTTAATCAGGCCACCAAAGAGCGCATGGTCTACAAGATCGAAGACACGATCGAAGGCGGCGTCAGCGGCAAGACCATTGGTGTTTTGGGCCTCTCATTCAAGCCCGAAACGGATGACGTTCGCGAATCCCCGGCAATCGAGGTCGTGGACGGTCTGCTCTCGCGTGACGCCAAGGTCAGGGCGTTCGATCCGGCTTCCATGGATGAATGCCGGAAGAAATGGCCCCAAGTGACCTTCTGCAACGACGCCTATGAAGTCGCCGAAGGTGCGCACGGGCTGGTCATCGTCACCGAATGGAACCAGTTCCGCGCCCTGGAGCTGGCAAAGCTGCGCGAGCTACTCCACGAGCCGGTAATCATCGACCTTCGCAATATCTACGAACCGGCGAAGATGGCCGCAGCCGGATTTCACTACGTATCGGTCGGCCGGCTGCCGGTCGGCGGAGACGAGGCCAATTAA
- a CDS encoding SDR family oxidoreductase has product MTTSLVTGGAGFLGSHLCDRLLAESHRVICVDNLLTGNRRNIAHLIGREDFSFVEHDVTKPFETDEALDNVLHFASPASPIDYLELPIQTLKVGSLGTHNMLGLAKAKKARYLLASTSEVYGDPLVHPQPESYWGNVNPVGPRGVYDEAKRFAEAMVMAYHRVHAIDTRIVRIFNTYGPRMRPHDGRVVPAFIDQALRGEPLTVFGDGSQTRSFCYVDDLIEGIWRLLNSDIREPVNIGNPYEMTVLEFAETVTRLINPESEVAFKPLPIDDPKTRQPDISSARENLGWEPKVSLEDGLESTIEYFRKLLTETDEK; this is encoded by the coding sequence ATGACGACTTCACTGGTCACCGGTGGAGCCGGCTTTCTCGGATCGCACCTGTGCGACCGGCTGCTGGCCGAATCGCATCGAGTCATCTGCGTTGACAACCTCCTGACCGGCAATCGCAGGAACATCGCGCACCTCATCGGTCGGGAGGATTTCTCCTTCGTCGAGCACGACGTCACGAAACCCTTCGAAACCGACGAAGCGCTCGACAATGTTCTGCACTTTGCCTCTCCTGCAAGCCCCATCGACTATCTGGAGCTCCCAATCCAGACGCTTAAGGTCGGCTCGCTCGGCACGCATAACATGCTTGGCCTTGCTAAAGCCAAGAAGGCCCGGTATCTGCTGGCCTCGACCTCCGAAGTGTACGGTGATCCCCTGGTCCATCCTCAGCCCGAGAGCTATTGGGGTAACGTAAATCCGGTGGGGCCGCGGGGCGTCTACGACGAAGCCAAGCGCTTCGCCGAAGCCATGGTCATGGCCTACCATCGCGTTCACGCGATCGACACACGAATCGTGCGGATCTTCAACACCTACGGGCCTCGCATGCGCCCTCATGACGGTCGAGTCGTGCCGGCGTTCATCGACCAAGCCCTTCGCGGCGAGCCCCTGACGGTGTTCGGCGACGGTTCCCAGACCCGATCCTTCTGCTACGTGGACGACTTGATCGAAGGAATCTGGCGACTGCTCAACAGTGACATACGAGAGCCCGTGAATATCGGTAACCCCTATGAGATGACGGTTCTGGAGTTCGCGGAGACCGTCACGCGGCTGATCAATCCAGAGAGCGAGGTAGCATTCAAGCCGCTGCCGATCGATGACCCCAAGACCCGCCAGCCCGACATCAGCTCGGCCCGCGAGAACCTGGGCTGGGAGCCGAAAGTCTCGCTCGAGGACGGTCTCGAGTCGACCATCGAGTACTTTCGCAAGCTGCTGACCGAGACCGACGAGAAGTAG
- a CDS encoding oxidative damage protection protein: MTEAGFQCVRCGKTEPPLPAAPVPGPAGAEIAEKICAACWHEWTQAEVMIINELRLNFMDPKSLGILERHMREFLLLDGSPQAG; the protein is encoded by the coding sequence ATGACCGAGGCCGGCTTTCAGTGCGTTCGTTGCGGTAAGACCGAGCCCCCGCTGCCCGCGGCGCCGGTTCCCGGACCCGCCGGCGCCGAAATCGCCGAGAAGATCTGTGCGGCCTGCTGGCACGAGTGGACCCAGGCGGAGGTGATGATCATCAACGAGCTGCGTCTCAACTTCATGGATCCCAAGTCGTTGGGCATTCTGGAGCGACATATGCGCGAGTTCTTGCTTCTCGACGGCTCCCCTCAGGCCGGCTAG
- a CDS encoding TVP38/TMEM64 family protein — protein MNENVPLSSTGSTRSAVLRALILAAVLGSVFAAARWTPLADWLQRDLIVERLLSFRDEPWTGPLLVSLFTLFGLVGLPVSPLMFSGAAVFGVFGGWFYNLLGCVIGSTLSFGAGRWLGGDLIRKLVGPKRFDAMLRIWDRHGFWTVFRLRFLPVPFPFVNYGAALAGIRFGTYFVASTLGMAISVGVWTYLFYTLFEATSGERTGVIVKGAIGLLAVLALSFVPTLFRRRKPLNHPPVE, from the coding sequence ATGAACGAGAACGTGCCGCTGTCGTCGACCGGCTCGACCCGGTCGGCTGTGCTCCGAGCGCTCATTCTGGCTGCGGTCCTGGGATCGGTTTTCGCAGCGGCTCGTTGGACGCCGCTCGCGGACTGGCTACAGCGGGATCTCATCGTTGAACGGCTGCTCTCCTTTCGCGACGAGCCCTGGACCGGCCCACTCTTGGTCTCGCTGTTCACGCTCTTCGGCCTGGTCGGGCTGCCGGTCAGCCCGCTGATGTTCTCGGGTGCAGCGGTCTTCGGCGTGTTCGGCGGTTGGTTCTACAACCTGTTGGGTTGCGTCATCGGCTCGACTCTGAGCTTCGGCGCCGGCCGCTGGCTAGGAGGCGATCTGATCCGCAAACTAGTGGGTCCGAAGCGGTTCGACGCGATGTTGAGAATATGGGACCGACACGGTTTCTGGACGGTTTTTCGTCTGCGCTTCTTGCCGGTTCCGTTTCCTTTCGTCAACTATGGCGCGGCATTGGCGGGAATCCGCTTCGGCACCTACTTCGTGGCGTCGACTCTGGGCATGGCGATCTCGGTGGGTGTCTGGACCTACCTTTTCTACACGCTCTTTGAAGCCACCTCCGGCGAGCGCACCGGGGTCATTGTGAAGGGTGCCATCGGTCTGCTGGCTGTCTTGGCCCTATCATTCGTGCCTACGTTGTTTCGTCGCCGAAAGCCCTTGAACCATCCGCCCGTCGAATGA
- a CDS encoding tetratricopeptide repeat protein has protein sequence MTAALLLGVLGAPAADPAAAGGAADLAEAAALIEDSRPEEALDLLNRWLKKKPKDPQGLLLRSTAHFMIGDLEKGKRDLDRSLELDPRSRQAWLNRAALELADEDYAGALEAFGQAETLDDSAADNSLNIGTVLLLLDRFDEAAKRFKDYLTRNPGDPQARYLVASNYAMRGFAQPAIANLRRAVALDERMRRRARTDPNFAPLNESPDYQELLNTDGFRHARGAPIARQSYDRPYLAGQSQVLDAVISSLQLAGQAFDPQVEVTPRWALVWSDLRIKVSDDGAGGTQLELSAPPGRFSPGQWQALTEQLLRGVTVQLHTHYRRDTD, from the coding sequence GTGACGGCGGCGCTTCTCTTGGGCGTTCTCGGAGCCCCGGCGGCCGATCCGGCGGCGGCCGGGGGCGCGGCCGATCTGGCTGAGGCCGCCGCACTCATTGAAGACTCGAGACCCGAGGAAGCACTCGACCTCCTCAACCGATGGCTCAAGAAGAAACCCAAAGATCCTCAGGGTCTGCTTCTGCGCAGCACCGCCCACTTCATGATCGGAGATCTGGAAAAGGGCAAGCGCGATCTGGACCGGTCGCTCGAGCTCGATCCGAGGAGCCGTCAGGCTTGGCTCAACCGAGCCGCTCTCGAACTCGCAGACGAAGACTACGCCGGCGCGCTCGAGGCCTTTGGTCAGGCCGAGACTCTGGACGATTCGGCCGCTGACAACTCGCTCAACATCGGCACCGTGCTGCTCTTACTCGACCGCTTTGACGAAGCCGCCAAGCGATTCAAGGACTATCTGACACGCAACCCAGGGGATCCTCAGGCCCGCTACCTGGTGGCGTCTAACTACGCCATGAGAGGATTCGCACAACCGGCCATTGCCAACCTCAGGCGCGCGGTTGCCCTCGACGAGAGAATGCGACGACGCGCACGCACCGACCCGAACTTCGCGCCGCTCAACGAATCGCCAGATTATCAGGAGCTTCTGAACACGGACGGCTTCCGGCACGCCCGCGGCGCCCCGATCGCCAGGCAGAGCTACGACAGGCCGTACCTCGCCGGCCAGAGCCAAGTGCTGGATGCCGTGATCAGCAGCCTCCAGCTGGCCGGTCAGGCATTCGATCCGCAGGTCGAGGTCACGCCCAGGTGGGCGCTGGTCTGGAGCGACCTGCGAATCAAGGTGTCCGACGACGGCGCGGGCGGAACCCAGCTGGAGTTAAGCGCTCCACCCGGTCGTTTCTCCCCGGGCCAGTGGCAAGCTCTGACGGAGCAACTCCTGCGTGGCGTGACCGTCCAGCTCCATACTCACTACCGGCGCGACACCGACTAG